The window GGAAAGGACTCCCTGTGCAGAGGAAAACAAAGAAGGTGCTCGCGGCCGCGGTCGCGAGCATCACCGCGTCGACCGGGGTGGTGATCGCGCTGTCGACCGGGTCGGCCACCGCCGCGGACACCGCGGTCGCCGCGGCTGACGGGACGACGCGAATCATCGTCGGCTACAAGACTTCCGCGAACGCGGCACTGTCCGATGTGGCTGCCGCGCAGGACGCTTCCGGCCGGACCACCAACAAGGGCAAGCTCCTGCGCAGGCTGTCGACCGGGGCGGCGCTCGTCGACGTCGGCTCCGCCGACCGCGCGTCCGTCGAGTCCATCGTGCGGTCCTACCGTGACGACCCGGCCGTGGCCTACGTCGAGCCGGACCTGATCGTGCACGCGCAGGCCGAGCCGAACGACACCGAGTACGCCAAGCAGTGGGACCTGTACGAGGCCACCGCGGGCATGAACGTCCCCGGCGCCTGGACCCAGTCCACCGGCACCGGCGTGACCGTCGCGGTCATCGACACCGGCTACGTCGCGCACTCCGACCTCGCCGCGCAGGTCGTGCCCGGCTACGACTTCATCTCCGACCCGAACAACGCCGTCGACGGCAACGGCCGTGACGCCGACGCCTCCGACCCGGGCGACGGCAGCATGTCCAGCCCCTGCTTCCTGCAGCCGGGACGCAATTCCTCCTGGCACGGCACGCACGTCGCGGGCACCATCGCCGCGCAGACCAACAACGGCAAGGGCATCGCGGGCATCGCCTACAACGCCAAGATCCAGCCGATCCGCGTGCTCGGCAAGTGCGGTGGGTCCACTTCGGACATCGCCGACGCGATCACCTGGGCCTCGGGCGGGACGGTGAGCGGTGTGCCCGCGAACCCGACCCCGGCCAAGGTCCTCAACCTGAGCCTGGGCGGACAGTCCTCCTGCTTGTCCACCTACCAGAACGCGATCAACGGCGCGGTCCAGCGCGGCAGCACCGTGGTCATCGCCGCGGGCAACTCCAACGTCGACGTCTCCGGCTTCACCCCGGCGAACTGCGACAACGTCGTCGCCGTCGCGTCGAGCAGCCGCCAGGGCAACCGGGCGTTCTACTCCAACTTCGGTGCGAAGATCGACGTGGCCGCACCCGGTGGCGAGGTCCGCAAGGAAAGCGATCCGGCAGGCAGCATCACCACGCCGGAGAACGGCATCTGGTCCACGCTCAACGCCGGTGACCAGGGTCCGACCGCGGAGAACTACGAGCCCTACATGGGCACCAGCATGGCCGCCCCGCACGTCGCGGGTGTCGCCGCGCTGATGGTCGCGAAGAAGTCCACCCTGACCCCCGCCGAGGTGGAATCCCTGCTCAAGGCCAACACCCGCCCGCTTCCGGGCACCTGCACCGGCGGCTGCGGCTCGGGCCTCGTCGACACGGCGAAGACCGTGAACGCCGTCAGCGGCGGCGGGTCGACCGCGCTCTCGGTGGTCAACCCGGGCAACAAGACCGCCACGGTCGGCACGGCTATCGCGCCCGTGCAGCTGTCGGCCTCCGGCGGCACCGCGCCGTACACCTGGTCGGCCACGGGTCTGCCCGCGGGCCTGTCCGTCAACGCCTCGACCGGCGCGATCTCCGGCACCCCGACCACGGCGGGCACCTCCACGGTGACCGCCACCGCGACGGACGCGGCGGGCAAGACCGGTTCGACGTCGTTCACCTGGACGGTCACGACCACCCCGACGGGCTGCCCGGCGCAGACCAACGGCACCGACGTGGCGATTCCGGACGCGGGCGCGGCGGTGACGAGCACCATCAACGTCACCTGCTCGGGCAACGCGTCCGCCACCTCGAAGGTGGAGGTGCACATCAAGCACACCTGGCGCGGTGACCTCGTGATCGACCTGGTCGCCCCGGACGGCACGGCATACCGGTTGAAGAGCAACAGCAGCTCCGACAGCGCCGACAATGTCGACGCCACCTACACGGTGAACCTGTCCGGCGAGGCCCGCTCGGGCGCCTGGAAGCTCAGGGTCCGCGACGTCGAGTACTTCGACCGGGGCACGATCGACAGCTGGACGCTGACGCTGTGACGTGTTCGACCTGACCTGCCAGATCTGACCTGCCAGACCTTCAGACGAGGACCGCTCCCAAGCTCGACGGGGGCGGTCCTCGTCGCTTTCCACGCCACGGCCGGTTATAGCCCACATAGGGATTTGCCAGGTTCTCGGCGGACGTGCGTGGGGCTACACATGAGCAACACAGTCAGCACTGCTCAGACCAGCCCCTCCGCGGAAGGAAGCACATCAATGTCGTTCCCCAACTCGATCGAGGTCAACGGACGCGACTACCGCGCACCCGTCGCGCCGGTCGTCGTGGTGTGCATCGACGGCAGCGAGCCGGATTACCACGAGCAGGCGATCGCCCACGGGCGCATGCCGTACCTGGAGCGCCTGATCGCCTCCGGGAGCGCTCTGACCGGTGACTGCGCCATGCCGTCGTTCACCAACCCGAACAACCTGTCCATCGCCACGGGCCAACCGCCCGCTGTGCACGGAATCAGCGGCAACTTCTTCTTCGACCCGGAGCGGGGCGAAGAGGTGATGATGAACGAGCCGCGCTTCCTGCGGGTGCCGACCATCTTCGCCAAGTTCGCCGAGCTGGGTTCGTCGGTCGCCATCATCACCGCCAAGGACAAGCTGCGCAGGCTGCTCGGCAGTGGCCTGGAGCCCTCGGAGAAGGCCATCTGCTTCTCGTCGGAGAAGGCCGACCAGGTCACCGTCGCCGAGCACGGCATCGAGAACGTGCTGGAGCGGGTCGGCAAGCCGCTGGCCTCGGTCTACAGCGCCGACCTCAGCGAGTTCGTGCTCGCCGCCGGGGTGGCGGTCCTGCAGGATCAGCGGCCCGACCTGGTGTACCTGTCGCTGACCGACTACGTGCAGCACAAGTACGCCCCGGGCACCCCCGAGGCCGACGACTTCTACGCCATGATGGACGGCTACTTCGCCCAGATCGACGTCATGGGCGCGGTCCTGGTCATCACCGCCGACCACGGCATGAACGCCAAGTCCGACTCCGAGGGCAAGGCCGGGGTGGTGTTCCTGCAGGAGCTGCTCGACGAGCGGCTGGGCAAGGACGTCTCGCGGGTCATCCTGCCCATCACCGACCCGTACACCGTCCACCATGGCGCGCTGGGGTCCTTCGCCTGCGTGCACCTGCCCGTCGACGCCGACCACGCGGCGATCGCCGCCGAGATCGCGGCGACCGACGGTGTGCAGGAAGTCCACCTGAAGACCGCCGCGGCCGAGCTGTTCGAACTGCCCGAGGACCGCATCGGCGACCTCATCGTCATCGGTGACCGCAACGTCGCACTCGGGACCACTCCCGACCGGCACGATCTGTCCCAACTGGACCGCCCGCTGCGCTCGCACGGCGGACTCACCGAGCAGAAGGTGCCTTTCCTGGTGAACCGACCGGTCACCATCCCCGAAGGCCACCGGCTGCGCAACTTCGACGCATACTGGGTCGGCCTGAACCTCACCGGAACAAGGTGACCTGCCATGTCCACCACAAGCGTCAGCGCGGACCACCTGCCCGCCCCAGTGTCGGAAGAGAAGTTCCGCAAGCTGCAGTGGCGCATGCTGCTGGCCGCGATGTTCTGCTACCTGTTCTTCTACACCGGACGCCAGACCTTCGGCTTCGCCATCCCGGGCATCCAGGCGGAACTGGGGATCTCGAAGGCGACCCTGGGGGCGATCAGCGGAATCCTGCTGTGGACCTACGCCGTGGGCCAGGCGGTCAACGGCAACCTGGCCGACAAGTACGGCGGCCGCCGGATCATGACCCTGGGCGCGATCCTGTCCACGATCATGAACTGGTGCACCAGCTTCGCCACCGGCCCCAAGTCGCTGGCGGTCCTCTGGGGCGGCAACGGTTTCGCCCAGGCCATGGGCTGGGCCGCGGGCGGCCGGGTCATCTCCAACTGGTGGACCCCGCACGAGCGGGGCAAGAGCTTCGGCTTCTACACCTTCGCCGCGGGTTCCGCCTCCGTCCTGGCGTTCGTGACCTCGACCCTGGTCGTGGACACCTTCGAGCTGGACTGGCGCTGGATCTTCCGCATCCCGGTGCTGCTGATGCTCGTCGGCGGCCTGACCTTCTGGCTCACCGCCAGGGACAAGCCGTCCGACCTCAAGATCACCCCGCCGAAGAAGTTCCTCGAGGACCACGAGAAGGTCTCGGTCAAGGGTGACGGCCTGACCGCGAAGGGCGAGTCGTCGTGGGCCCGGTACAAGGCGGTCCTGCGCAGCCCGAAGATCTGGTCGACCGGCATCGCGATCGGCTTCCTCAACTCCGCCCGCTACGGCCTGCTGATCTGGGTGCCGGTGTACTTCCTCGGCTCGGACTGGAAGACCGCCGACACGGGCATCAGCCCGATCTGGATCTCGGTGGCCCTGCCGGTCGGCATGGCGGTCGGCGCGCTGACCAACGGGACCATCTCGGACAAGCTGTTCGGGTCGCGCCGGGACCGGCCCATCGCGCTGTTCATGATCCTCGGCGCGGTGTTCGCGATGGGGATGTACCTGCTGCCGCTGAGCCCGGTCCTGGGCATCGTGGTCCTGTTCTTCACCGGGTTCTTCGTCTACGGCCCGCAGTCCTCGTTCTGGGCGCTGTGCCCGGACATCGCGGGCAAGAAGATGGCGGGCACGGCCATCGGGATCGTGAATTTCTTCTCGTACCTGTTCGCGGGCACGGCGGAGCCGATCATCGGCGCCTTCATGGACGCGACCGGCCAGACCAACATGATTTTCCCGATCGTCGCGGTGTCCTGCGTGTGCAGCGCCCTCGCGGCCCTGACCATCCGCAGGTAAGGAGTTCCGATGTCCGAAAACGCGACCGCGGTGGTCTGGCACGGCACCGAGACCGGCTTCACCCTGGAGCCCGAACGGCTGCCCGAGCCCGCCCCTGGCGAGGTGGTCGTGCGGGTCCGCATGAGCACGATCTGCGGCAGCGACCTGCACACCATCGCCGGGCACCGCTCGACCCCGGTGCCCACCGTGCTCGGTCACGAGATCGTGGGCACGGTGGTCGCCACCGGCGGCGAGGTGCCCGACCACCGCGGCGCGGTCCTGGCCCCGGGCGACCGGGTCACCTGGACGATCGGCACCTCCTGCGGGACGTGCGTGCGCTGCGCGAAGGGCGTGCCGCAGAAGTGCCTGACCGTACGCAAGTACGGGCACGAGAAGATGTCCGACCAGTGGTGGCTCAACGGCGGCTTCGCCACCCACTGCCACCTGCCCGCCGGGACCGGAGTCGTGCGGGTGCCGGAGTCGATGCCCGACGAGGTGGCCACCCCGGCGAACTGCGCGACCGCGACCGTGGTCTGCGCGGCCCACCGGGCGCGGCTCACCGCGGGCGACACCGTCGTCGTCCTCGGGTGCGGCATGCTCGGCCTGACCGCCGTGGCCTACGCCGTCGACCAGGGTGCGGCCAAGGTGATCGCCTGCGACCTCGACGAGGGCCGCAGGAAGACGGCGCTGACCTTCGGCGCCACCGCGGTGTGCGGGCCGGAGGAGTTGGCGGCGGTGGTGACCGAGGTGTCCGACGGGCTTGGCGCGGACGTGGTCATCGAGGTCACCGGCAACTCCGCCGCCGTGCGGTCGGCGTTCGACCTCATCGGCATCGACGGCCGCATCGCGCTCGTCGGCTCGGTCTCGCCCGCCCCCGAGATCAGTTTCGAGCCGAGCCAGTTCGTCAAGAATCTGTCGACCGTGGTCGGCAGCCACAACTACGGCGTGGCCGACCTGGCCGAGGCGATCGACTTCCTCGACCGGGTGCCCGACCAGCAGGCGTTCGCCGACCTGGTCCCGACGAGCTACCCGCTCGCCGACTACGCCGACGCCATCACCGACGCCCGGAGCCTGCGGGCTCCCCGGATCGCCATCAAGGTGGAGCAGTGAGCAACTTCGTCAACGGACAGTGGCGGCCCGCCACGTCCGGGGAGACCCGGACGAACGTCAACCCCGGCGACCTGAGCGACATCGTCGGCGAGTTCGCCGAGTCCGGTGCCGCCGACGTCACGGCCGCCGTCGACGCCGCGCACGCGGCCTGGCCCGCGTGGCGTGAACTCGGCCCGATCAAGCGGGCGGCGGTGCTGACCAAGGCACAGGCCGTGCTCGCCGCGCGCGGCGACGAGGTGGCCGCGGCCATCACCCGCGAGCAGGGCAAGCGGCTCGGTGAGGCCCGCGGCGAGGTAGACCGGGCGCTGGCCATCCTCGAGTTCACCGCGGGGGAGGCGCGCAGGCTCAACGGCGTCACCACCCCGGCCGAGGAGGCGCGCACGATCGCGCTGACGTTCCGCAAGCCGATCGGGGTAGTCGGGCTCGTGACGCCGTGGAACTTCCCGCTGGCGATTCCGATGTGGAAGGTCGCGCCCGCGCTGCTGGCCGGCTGCACGGCGGTGCTCAAGCCGTCGCCGTTCACGCCGCTGACCGCCCAGCTGCTGGTGGAGGTGTTCGCCGAGGCGGGCACCCCCGACGGCGTGCTCAACCTGATCCAGGGCGACCGGGAGGCGGGCGAGGCCCTGGTGGCCGACGAGCGGGTCGCGGGCATCTCCTTCACCGGTTCGCTTGCGGTCGGTCGGGCCATCCACGTCGGCGGCGCGAACCGGCTGCTGCGTACCCAGCTCGAGTTGGGCGGCAAGAACGCGCTGATCGTGCTGGACGACGCCGACCTGGACAAGGCGGTGGCGGCGATCATCCACGGCGCGTTCGGCCAGTCCGGGCAGCGGTGCAGTGCCACCAGCCGGGTCGTGGTGGACGTGCGGGTCAAGGAGGAGCTGCTGGCCAGGCTGCACGACCGAGTCTCGGCGATGCGCGTGGGCATCGGCACCGACCCCGCGGCCGACATCGGCCCCGTGGTCAACCAGGAACGCCTCGACGCGTGCCTGGCCGCGGTCGAGGGCGCGGTGGCCGTCGGCGCCAAGGTGGTCTGCGGTGGCGAACGGGCAGTCGAGGGCCTGCCCGAGGGCTACTACGTGACCCCGACCGTCCTGCGGGATGTGCCGTGGGACAGCGAGATCGCGCAGGAGGAGGTGTTCGGGCCGGTCCTGTCCGTTGTGGACTGCGACGGGTTCGACGACGCCATGCGCATCTCGAACTCGGTGAAGTACGGCATGTCCGGAACCATCTTCACCCAGAACCCGGCGCGCATGTTCGAGGCGCTCGACCAGTTCGAGGCGGGCATGCTGCACGTCAACCGGCCCGGTGTGGGCGCGTACGCGCACCTGCCGCACATGGGCTCGAAGATGTCGCAGTACGGGGCGCCGGAGTGCTCGCCGCAGGTGTGGGACTTCTACACCGAGTGGCGCTCCGCCTGCATCACGTACTGACCAGGTAGGGAGAAGGGCCCGGTTCCGCCCCCGACGGAACCGGGCCCTTTTCGGCGTTCACGACGTGAGCGTGCGCAGGATTTCCGGCAGGTCGGGCGGCTCCACGTGCGCGTCGACGTCGGCGAGGTCGGCCACGGTGAACCACTGGGACTCCACGTACTTGCCCACCTCCCACGCCGACAACGTCACCGGGGCAGCCGCCTGGGCCTCCTCGACCCGGGCGAGGTAGAACAGCTCGACCCGGGGCGCGGGCTTGCCGAACCACGCGAAGTCCCGTCTGACCTCGACGACGGTGTCCGTGACGGCGCTGCCGGGAAGGCCGGTCTCCTCGTGGAACTCGCGGCGCGCCCCCGCCTCCGGTGACTCGCCGGGGTCAACGCCGCCGCCGGGTGGCTCCCAGTAGTCCGCTTCCGGTCCGCGCCACTTGAGCAGCAGCACCCGCCCCTGACCGTCCACACAGACCACCCGCACCGCGGACCGGCCCGGCTGCCATGGGTCTTCCACTTCGCTCACATCCACTCCTCTCGAACAGGGAGAGGCCCTCCACCGGCAGGGGACGGTGGAGGGCCTCAGGCTCGAGCGGCGGTTACGGCCGCCAGACCCACGGATCGTCGATCGCCCAGTAGAAGTCATTGTCGCCGTTGGACAGCCGCCAGCGCACGACCATCTTGGACGCTCCGGCAGGCACGGTGACGTTGTACTGCTCGTGCTTGGCGATCACGTCGCCGGTGTAGCGCACGATCTCCTTCTCCGGGCCGCCGTCGAAGGACACCGTCATGGTCGCCGTCTCCAGCCCTTCCTTGCGGTAGTGGGACTTGAAGATGACCAGGACGTACGGCTTGCCCGCGACGTCGTAGTCCCTCGACACCAGGGTGCTGTCGAACAACCCGCTCGTCGTCTTGTCGGACCACTCGTCGGAGTCGGCGACGGCGAACACGCCGCGGGCACGGACGTTGTTCTCCCGCCACTGGTCGCGCTGGGCCCGGTTCCAGAACTCGTCGGTGGTGAACGACCAGCCGCGCCACTCGGTCATCCCGCCGGTGCCCATCCGCGAGTTGTCGATTCGCCAGCCCGTGGGCGGGGTCTGCGTCCAGCCCAGCACCGTCGACGGGATGCCGGTCTCGTCCACGCGGGGTTTGAGTGAGCCGAGCAGGGTGTCGAACGTGTCCGTCGCGGGAGCGCCGAGCCTGCGCCCGTCCAGGCCCCAGCTGCCGCTGATGGGGACGCCCTGGATCTCCAGGACGGTGCGGGCGATGTCGACGTTCTTGGCGATCTTCGTGGTGCCGTTGGGGATACCTGGGCCCACTTCGAGGACGAACGAGCGCCGTTCCTCGATGCTGGACCCACCGTGGCCGCCCGTGGGCACGTGGCCGTGGTCGGTGGTGACGATGTACGTCCAGTCCTCGTTGGCGTAGTTCGCCCTGGACTTGATCGAGTTGATCACCTTGCCGAGGTTGGCGTCGGTCTGCTCGATCGCGGTGCGGTAGCACGCCTGCTCGGTGCCGCAGTTGTGTCCGGCCGTGTCGACTGCGTGGAAGTACACGAACGAGGCGTCGGGTCCGACGTTCTTGAAGTGGGCGGACGCCTTGGTGACGATCTCCGTGTCGGCCTCCGCGACCGGCAGCGACCCGGACACGCTGATTTTCGTGTCGATCTCGTCGGTGAAGATGGGCGGGCCCACGGCGGTGGTGGTCAGCGGGGGCCAGTTGGCGATGGCGAAGGTGGACTTCGCGCTGTTCGTCCGCTCCATCCTGGTCAGGAAGTCGGGGTACTGGGCGAGGTTGGTGGTGGAGCCCCAGTTGTTGCTCAGGACCTTGTGCTTGTCGGGCCAGACACCGGTGGCGATGGTGGACCACCCGGGGCCGGAGAACGTGGGCGCCATCGGGTTGGCGGGCAGCCACGTCTCACTGAACCGGCCCGCCGCGACCAGCCCGTCGAGGGTCGGGGTGTTGAGCGGGGCGACCTTGCTGAAGACCAGGCCGTCGATGCCGAACACGACGACCTTCTGCGGGCGGACGTTGGCGGCGGCGTCTGGTGGCGTCGGCAGGGAGACACCGACAGCGGCGGCGAGTACGGCCGCCCCGGCCAGGGTGAGCACTGTGCGTCGTGGAGCCATGAGGTGCCTTCCGAGATGGAGTCGGCATATGCAGGGTTACGTGATCCTGGCCACTCAGACGCGCCCGATGAACCCACGATGTGCCTATAGGCGCTATAGCCCAGGCAACTTCCCGCAGGTCGGCGGCACCCAAACCGCCATGCGACACTCAGTCGCGCCAGCCCCCACATAACCGCCACCTAAGGGGACCGCGACGCCAATGAACCACGGTGCCCACACAACCGGAACCATCCCGACCCGCCGTAACCAACAGTAAAAAATTCCGGGGAGGCGGACTAGTGGAGCAGTTGAATTTTCATCGGTTGTGGATCTTTTTGCAGGTCATCGAATGCGGTGGTTTCTCCGCGGCGGCGGCCAAGCTCTATATGAGCCAGCCGTCGGTGTCCAACCAGGTCCGCCAACTCGAGACGTCCCTGGGGGCGCCGCTGGTCGACCGCTCCGGCGCGTACGCGACGCCCACCGCGGAGGGGGAGGTGCTGGCCGAGTACGCCCGCAGGCTGTTCCTGCTCGCCGACGAGGCCATCACGGCCGTCCGCCAGGTCCAGGGGCTGGGGCGGGGCAAGCTGCACATCGGCGGCACCAGCACGGTCGGCACCTACCTGCTGCCGGAGTTGCTCGCGCGGTTCCACCAGGACCACCCGAATATCGACTGCGGGCTGTTCGTCGGCAACGCCGAGCAGGTCGCGGAACGGCTGCTGGCGGGTCAGATCGCGCTCGCGGTGTTCGCGGGGGAGCCCACGTCGGCGGCGATCCGGTCCGAGCCGATCCTGCCCGACCAGCCGGTTGTCGTCACCGCCCCCGGGCATCCGCTCATCGGTGCGCCCGTCGCCCCCCACCAGTTGGTCGGCGAGCACTTCATCCTGCGGGAGAAGGGGTCTTCGACGCGCCGGATGCAGGATGCGGCGCTGATCGCCTGGGATCTGCGGCTCGCCTCGACCATCGAGATGTGGGGCATGGAGACGGTGAAGCAGGCCGTGCAGTCGGGCTTGGGTGTCTCCCTGGTCTCTGAGCACACCGTGGCCCGCGAACTCGCCGACGGCAGGCTCGCCGTGCTCGCCGTCGAGCCCGCCTCCCCGGCCCGCACGATCGTCGCCGCCCACCGCAAGGACCGCCTACTGGCCCCCGCCGAACAGGCTTTCCTGACAATCCTCCGAGCCCTCCGCCACTGGCCTGATGAAACCCCCACAACGTGACCACCGTGGATTTCCCGCACTCCCCGACACCGCCACCCCTACCCCCGATACCGCCACCTAAGGGGACCGTGACTGCAGCCGACCACGGCTACAACGCAACCGTCACGGATCCACCAAAGGCGACCAAAACTTAAAAATTCCGGGGAGGCGGAAGGGCGGCGAGTTTGTCGTCCAACTGGTCCGCGGCGGCGGTGTGGCCCAGTTCCAGAAAGCTGTCGCGGGCGGTGCGCCAGGCCTCGGCGGCGGTCGCGGGGGAGCCCGCCGCGAGGGCGCTGTCCCCGAGGTGGTCGAGGAGGCAGGCTTCGTTGTACCGATCCCCGCATTCGCGGGAGATCTCGCGTGCCCGCTCGAAGCAGCCGATGGCCTGCGCGTACCGGCCGACGTGGTGGTGGACGAAGCCGAGGGTGTCCAGGGTCGCGCTCTCGCCGCCGCGGTCGCCGGTCTCCCGCTGGCGGGCGAGGGCGCTCTCGCAGCAGCGGACGGCCTCCTCGTAGTTGCCCAGGCGGGTGTTGCACCAGCCCATGTTGTTCAGTGCGCGGGCTTCTCCCGCCCGGCTGCCCGCGGTCCGGTATTTCGCCAGCGCGAGCGTGGCCTCTTGCAGCGCGCGGGGAAACTCGCCTTGCCGTTCGAAGACCAAGGTGAGGTTGTTGTGGCAGTGCGCCTCGCCGAGCGGGTCGCCGAGTTCGGCGAAGAGGGCCGCCGCCCGGGACAGCAGCTCGCCCGCCGCGGCGTAGCGGCCGATGCGCGCCTTCGCGCGGCCCAGTTCGCGGTGCGCCATGGCGATCC is drawn from Actinokineospora alba and contains these coding sequences:
- a CDS encoding LysR family transcriptional regulator, which translates into the protein MWIFLQVIECGGFSAAAAKLYMSQPSVSNQVRQLETSLGAPLVDRSGAYATPTAEGEVLAEYARRLFLLADEAITAVRQVQGLGRGKLHIGGTSTVGTYLLPELLARFHQDHPNIDCGLFVGNAEQVAERLLAGQIALAVFAGEPTSAAIRSEPILPDQPVVVTAPGHPLIGAPVAPHQLVGEHFILREKGSSTRRMQDAALIAWDLRLASTIEMWGMETVKQAVQSGLGVSLVSEHTVARELADGRLAVLAVEPASPARTIVAAHRKDRLLAPAEQAFLTILRALRHWPDETPTT
- a CDS encoding S8 family serine peptidase; this encodes MQRKTKKVLAAAVASITASTGVVIALSTGSATAADTAVAAADGTTRIIVGYKTSANAALSDVAAAQDASGRTTNKGKLLRRLSTGAALVDVGSADRASVESIVRSYRDDPAVAYVEPDLIVHAQAEPNDTEYAKQWDLYEATAGMNVPGAWTQSTGTGVTVAVIDTGYVAHSDLAAQVVPGYDFISDPNNAVDGNGRDADASDPGDGSMSSPCFLQPGRNSSWHGTHVAGTIAAQTNNGKGIAGIAYNAKIQPIRVLGKCGGSTSDIADAITWASGGTVSGVPANPTPAKVLNLSLGGQSSCLSTYQNAINGAVQRGSTVVIAAGNSNVDVSGFTPANCDNVVAVASSSRQGNRAFYSNFGAKIDVAAPGGEVRKESDPAGSITTPENGIWSTLNAGDQGPTAENYEPYMGTSMAAPHVAGVAALMVAKKSTLTPAEVESLLKANTRPLPGTCTGGCGSGLVDTAKTVNAVSGGGSTALSVVNPGNKTATVGTAIAPVQLSASGGTAPYTWSATGLPAGLSVNASTGAISGTPTTAGTSTVTATATDAAGKTGSTSFTWTVTTTPTGCPAQTNGTDVAIPDAGAAVTSTINVTCSGNASATSKVEVHIKHTWRGDLVIDLVAPDGTAYRLKSNSSSDSADNVDATYTVNLSGEARSGAWKLRVRDVEYFDRGTIDSWTLTL
- a CDS encoding zinc-binding dehydrogenase, with translation MSENATAVVWHGTETGFTLEPERLPEPAPGEVVVRVRMSTICGSDLHTIAGHRSTPVPTVLGHEIVGTVVATGGEVPDHRGAVLAPGDRVTWTIGTSCGTCVRCAKGVPQKCLTVRKYGHEKMSDQWWLNGGFATHCHLPAGTGVVRVPESMPDEVATPANCATATVVCAAHRARLTAGDTVVVLGCGMLGLTAVAYAVDQGAAKVIACDLDEGRRKTALTFGATAVCGPEELAAVVTEVSDGLGADVVIEVTGNSAAVRSAFDLIGIDGRIALVGSVSPAPEISFEPSQFVKNLSTVVGSHNYGVADLAEAIDFLDRVPDQQAFADLVPTSYPLADYADAITDARSLRAPRIAIKVEQ
- the phnA gene encoding phosphonoacetate hydrolase; translation: MSFPNSIEVNGRDYRAPVAPVVVVCIDGSEPDYHEQAIAHGRMPYLERLIASGSALTGDCAMPSFTNPNNLSIATGQPPAVHGISGNFFFDPERGEEVMMNEPRFLRVPTIFAKFAELGSSVAIITAKDKLRRLLGSGLEPSEKAICFSSEKADQVTVAEHGIENVLERVGKPLASVYSADLSEFVLAAGVAVLQDQRPDLVYLSLTDYVQHKYAPGTPEADDFYAMMDGYFAQIDVMGAVLVITADHGMNAKSDSEGKAGVVFLQELLDERLGKDVSRVILPITDPYTVHHGALGSFACVHLPVDADHAAIAAEIAATDGVQEVHLKTAAAELFELPEDRIGDLIVIGDRNVALGTTPDRHDLSQLDRPLRSHGGLTEQKVPFLVNRPVTIPEGHRLRNFDAYWVGLNLTGTR
- a CDS encoding NUDIX domain-containing protein, producing the protein MSEVEDPWQPGRSAVRVVCVDGQGRVLLLKWRGPEADYWEPPGGGVDPGESPEAGARREFHEETGLPGSAVTDTVVEVRRDFAWFGKPAPRVELFYLARVEEAQAAAPVTLSAWEVGKYVESQWFTVADLADVDAHVEPPDLPEILRTLTS
- a CDS encoding alkaline phosphatase family protein — encoded protein: MAPRRTVLTLAGAAVLAAAVGVSLPTPPDAAANVRPQKVVVFGIDGLVFSKVAPLNTPTLDGLVAAGRFSETWLPANPMAPTFSGPGWSTIATGVWPDKHKVLSNNWGSTTNLAQYPDFLTRMERTNSAKSTFAIANWPPLTTTAVGPPIFTDEIDTKISVSGSLPVAEADTEIVTKASAHFKNVGPDASFVYFHAVDTAGHNCGTEQACYRTAIEQTDANLGKVINSIKSRANYANEDWTYIVTTDHGHVPTGGHGGSSIEERRSFVLEVGPGIPNGTTKIAKNVDIARTVLEIQGVPISGSWGLDGRRLGAPATDTFDTLLGSLKPRVDETGIPSTVLGWTQTPPTGWRIDNSRMGTGGMTEWRGWSFTTDEFWNRAQRDQWRENNVRARGVFAVADSDEWSDKTTSGLFDSTLVSRDYDVAGKPYVLVIFKSHYRKEGLETATMTVSFDGGPEKEIVRYTGDVIAKHEQYNVTVPAGASKMVVRWRLSNGDNDFYWAIDDPWVWRP
- a CDS encoding aldehyde dehydrogenase family protein yields the protein MSNFVNGQWRPATSGETRTNVNPGDLSDIVGEFAESGAADVTAAVDAAHAAWPAWRELGPIKRAAVLTKAQAVLAARGDEVAAAITREQGKRLGEARGEVDRALAILEFTAGEARRLNGVTTPAEEARTIALTFRKPIGVVGLVTPWNFPLAIPMWKVAPALLAGCTAVLKPSPFTPLTAQLLVEVFAEAGTPDGVLNLIQGDREAGEALVADERVAGISFTGSLAVGRAIHVGGANRLLRTQLELGGKNALIVLDDADLDKAVAAIIHGAFGQSGQRCSATSRVVVDVRVKEELLARLHDRVSAMRVGIGTDPAADIGPVVNQERLDACLAAVEGAVAVGAKVVCGGERAVEGLPEGYYVTPTVLRDVPWDSEIAQEEVFGPVLSVVDCDGFDDAMRISNSVKYGMSGTIFTQNPARMFEALDQFEAGMLHVNRPGVGAYAHLPHMGSKMSQYGAPECSPQVWDFYTEWRSACITY
- a CDS encoding MFS transporter, with the protein product MSTTSVSADHLPAPVSEEKFRKLQWRMLLAAMFCYLFFYTGRQTFGFAIPGIQAELGISKATLGAISGILLWTYAVGQAVNGNLADKYGGRRIMTLGAILSTIMNWCTSFATGPKSLAVLWGGNGFAQAMGWAAGGRVISNWWTPHERGKSFGFYTFAAGSASVLAFVTSTLVVDTFELDWRWIFRIPVLLMLVGGLTFWLTARDKPSDLKITPPKKFLEDHEKVSVKGDGLTAKGESSWARYKAVLRSPKIWSTGIAIGFLNSARYGLLIWVPVYFLGSDWKTADTGISPIWISVALPVGMAVGALTNGTISDKLFGSRRDRPIALFMILGAVFAMGMYLLPLSPVLGIVVLFFTGFFVYGPQSSFWALCPDIAGKKMAGTAIGIVNFFSYLFAGTAEPIIGAFMDATGQTNMIFPIVAVSCVCSALAALTIRR